Proteins co-encoded in one Kutzneria chonburiensis genomic window:
- a CDS encoding TM0106 family RecB-like putative nuclease, producing the protein MFTPTDLADLLECEHRSVLDQALDAGLPGAPKPDPGGDQLAVKHGQAHELAVLERLRASHGVVEISGDDPVAATLAALAAGAPVIYQAVFRDGDLTGRADFLIADDQGRYEAYDTKLARHARPAAVLQLTAYADALRRTGFPTGPHMHLLLGDGSDVTLRVDDFVPLLDRLRAKLSVRPAALPLKLWDDARPACATCKFLSTCETGREQDRDLSLVAGMRADQRRKLVEAGMGTIDALAAAAPEDRPRDLSATTFTALRAQAAIQVRQDATGKITYEVVDGDELATLPAPSPGDVFFDMEGDPFALAGTGLEYLFGAVTTDGFTPFWAHSRAAEKKAFEEFVDFASARLAAHPGAHIYHYAPYEVTALKRLAAVHGTREEAVDDLLRGGALIDLYAVVRKALRVSQRSYSIKYLEPLYMPSARDGDVKTAVSSIEAYEEYLTLHQLGDPRAAEVLRGISDYNEYDCVSTRELFLFLHRVRVEAGIETVAEVPEEDLLTLVEDLVAAERRAERAAKLAALVDPLLADLPDNPVDATDDEKARALLGASVGYHRRETNPAWWEFFRQVAAPLSDLEVDTTCAVPVSVQVSDWQPPAGRIKLAKRMLTLVCDPDRPHPYAAGDQVRLRYGDSTRDAIVSAATAEELTLVESAKPDDTAEGRPNAVLPGAPVRPQPKDEAVAELAQLTVDVLPSLPSHPGIDLLRRTPRAYAAGSLPPHGEDLVRTVIETVDLLDGSTLAVQGPPGAGKTYLAGKLIAHLVGTGRTVAVTSTSHKAVENVLRAATSSAPTLPAAKRPKKAPEKDVPWEQPKDNRGLARWRAEHTDGHLVGGTAWTFANEAIRAEPFDVLVIDEAGQFALADALAVSMCARNLVLLGDPQQLPQVVQGTHPAGAEASALGHLIGDNDVIPPSLGYFLDQSRRMHPAVCEPVSRLSYAGLLHAHPCAAERSIDGIEAGLYLASVDHRGNTTRSVEEAAAVVDIVRSLHGRKWTDSSGVRPLGDEDILVVAPYNLQARVVTRALEVAGFPDIRVGTVDRFQGQEAPVVITTMTSSSAVDLPRGLDFLLSRNRLNVALSRAQAVAVLVCSPKLVEADIRTVDQMRLVSGMIGLMNAATPWTS; encoded by the coding sequence ATGTTCACACCGACGGACCTGGCCGACCTGCTTGAGTGCGAGCACCGGAGCGTGCTCGACCAGGCGCTGGACGCCGGGCTGCCCGGCGCGCCGAAGCCCGATCCCGGCGGCGACCAGCTGGCCGTCAAGCACGGGCAGGCCCATGAGCTGGCGGTGTTGGAACGGCTGCGGGCCTCGCACGGCGTGGTCGAGATCTCCGGTGACGACCCGGTGGCCGCCACCCTGGCCGCGCTGGCCGCCGGCGCGCCGGTGATCTACCAGGCGGTGTTCCGTGACGGCGACCTGACCGGGCGGGCCGACTTCCTCATCGCCGACGACCAGGGCCGGTACGAGGCGTACGACACCAAGCTGGCCCGGCATGCCCGGCCGGCGGCGGTACTCCAGCTGACGGCGTACGCGGATGCCTTGCGCCGCACCGGTTTCCCGACCGGCCCGCACATGCACCTGTTGCTGGGCGACGGCAGCGACGTGACGCTGCGGGTGGACGACTTCGTGCCGCTGCTGGATCGCTTGCGGGCCAAGCTGTCCGTGCGGCCGGCGGCGTTGCCGCTGAAGCTGTGGGACGACGCCCGGCCGGCCTGCGCGACGTGCAAGTTCTTGAGCACGTGCGAAACCGGGCGGGAGCAGGACCGCGATCTGTCGCTGGTCGCCGGGATGCGAGCCGATCAGCGGCGCAAGCTCGTCGAGGCCGGCATGGGCACCATCGACGCGTTGGCCGCCGCCGCCCCCGAGGATCGCCCGCGCGACCTGTCGGCGACGACGTTCACCGCATTGCGTGCGCAGGCGGCGATCCAGGTGCGCCAGGACGCCACCGGGAAGATCACCTACGAGGTGGTTGACGGCGATGAGCTGGCCACACTGCCCGCGCCCAGCCCCGGCGACGTCTTCTTCGACATGGAGGGCGACCCGTTCGCGCTGGCCGGGACCGGGCTTGAGTACCTGTTCGGCGCGGTGACCACGGATGGGTTCACGCCGTTCTGGGCCCATTCGCGGGCGGCCGAGAAGAAGGCGTTCGAGGAGTTCGTCGACTTCGCCTCGGCCCGGCTGGCCGCGCATCCCGGCGCGCACATCTACCATTACGCGCCGTACGAGGTGACGGCGTTGAAGCGGCTCGCTGCCGTGCACGGCACGCGGGAGGAGGCGGTCGACGACCTGCTCCGCGGTGGCGCATTGATCGACCTGTATGCCGTGGTGCGCAAGGCTTTGCGGGTGTCACAGCGGTCGTACTCGATCAAGTACCTTGAGCCGCTGTACATGCCGTCGGCCCGTGACGGCGACGTGAAGACGGCCGTGTCCAGCATCGAGGCCTACGAGGAATACCTGACGCTGCACCAGCTCGGCGACCCGCGGGCGGCCGAGGTGTTGCGGGGCATCAGCGACTACAACGAGTACGACTGCGTGTCGACACGAGAGCTTTTCCTTTTCCTGCACCGGGTTCGGGTCGAAGCCGGGATCGAGACCGTGGCCGAGGTTCCCGAGGAGGATCTCCTCACGCTGGTCGAGGACCTCGTCGCCGCCGAGCGCCGGGCCGAACGCGCGGCCAAGTTGGCCGCGCTGGTCGATCCGCTGTTGGCCGACCTGCCCGACAATCCCGTTGATGCGACTGACGATGAGAAGGCTCGGGCCCTGCTGGGCGCCTCGGTCGGGTATCACCGCCGGGAGACCAACCCGGCGTGGTGGGAGTTCTTCCGCCAGGTGGCCGCCCCACTGTCCGATCTGGAGGTGGACACCACCTGCGCGGTGCCGGTTTCCGTGCAGGTCAGCGACTGGCAGCCGCCGGCCGGGCGGATCAAGCTGGCCAAGCGGATGTTGACGCTCGTGTGCGATCCCGACCGGCCGCATCCCTACGCCGCGGGTGACCAGGTTCGCTTGCGGTACGGGGATTCCACGCGCGATGCGATCGTCAGCGCCGCCACGGCCGAAGAGCTGACGCTGGTCGAGAGCGCCAAGCCGGACGACACCGCCGAAGGCCGCCCCAACGCCGTGCTGCCCGGCGCGCCGGTGCGACCGCAGCCCAAGGACGAAGCCGTCGCCGAGCTGGCCCAGCTCACCGTGGACGTTTTGCCTTCGCTGCCAAGCCATCCCGGCATCGACCTGCTGCGCCGCACGCCCCGCGCCTACGCGGCGGGCTCCCTGCCGCCGCACGGCGAGGATCTCGTGCGGACCGTGATCGAGACCGTCGACCTGCTCGACGGGTCGACGCTGGCCGTGCAGGGACCGCCCGGCGCCGGCAAGACCTACTTGGCCGGCAAGCTGATCGCGCACCTCGTCGGCACCGGCCGCACGGTCGCGGTGACGTCCACCAGCCACAAGGCCGTGGAGAACGTGTTGCGGGCAGCCACATCCTCCGCGCCGACGCTGCCGGCCGCCAAGCGGCCGAAGAAGGCGCCCGAGAAGGATGTGCCTTGGGAGCAGCCGAAGGACAACCGCGGGCTGGCCCGGTGGCGGGCCGAGCACACCGACGGGCATCTGGTCGGCGGCACCGCGTGGACCTTCGCCAACGAGGCCATCCGGGCCGAGCCGTTCGACGTGCTGGTGATCGACGAGGCCGGCCAGTTCGCGTTGGCCGACGCGCTCGCGGTGTCCATGTGCGCCCGCAACCTCGTGCTGCTCGGCGATCCCCAGCAGCTGCCGCAAGTTGTTCAGGGCACCCATCCCGCCGGGGCCGAGGCGTCCGCGCTCGGGCACCTCATCGGCGACAACGACGTGATTCCCCCTTCGCTGGGCTATTTTCTCGACCAGTCCCGGCGGATGCACCCCGCCGTCTGCGAACCCGTGTCGCGGCTTTCCTACGCCGGGCTGCTGCATGCCCACCCTTGCGCCGCCGAGCGTTCCATCGACGGCATCGAGGCCGGGCTGTACCTGGCGTCCGTCGACCATCGCGGCAACACCACCCGTTCCGTCGAGGAAGCCGCTGCCGTCGTTGACATCGTGCGCTCCCTGCACGGTCGCAAGTGGACGGACAGCTCCGGCGTGCGGCCGCTCGGCGACGAGGACATCCTTGTCGTCGCCCCGTACAACCTTCAGGCCCGCGTGGTCACCCGCGCCTTGGAGGTCGCCGGCTTCCCCGACATCCGGGTCGGCACCGTCGACCGGTTCCAGGGGCAGGAGGCCCCGGTCGTGATCACCACCATGACCTCCTCCTCGGCCGTCGACCTCCCCCGTGGGCTCGATTTCCTGTTGTCCCGCAACCGGTTGAACGTCGCGTTGTCCCGGGCCCAGGCCGTCGCCGTGCTCGTCTGCTCCCCCAAGCTGGTGGAGGCCGACATCCGCACCGTCGACCAGATGCGCCTGGTGTCCGGCATGATCGGCCTCATGAACGCCGCGACGCCCTGGACTTCGTGA
- a CDS encoding coagulation factor 5/8 type domain-containing protein, giving the protein MSVFTPSTPQSTIQNKLNSVFSQQESAQFGTGRYALLFTPGTYNVDANVGFYTEVAGLGLTPGQVTINGQVHVEADWMGGNATCNFWRDAEGLTINPPGGTNTWAVSQADPLRRVQVNGNLKLDDNGWSSGGFLADSRVTGQVQSGSQQQWLSRNDQIGSWNGQNWNMVFSGVQGAPGNTFPNPPYTTLNTSPVIAEKPYLYIDGNGNYSVFVPALRTNSSGTSWANGNPAGTSLPISGFYIVKPGDTASTINAALTAGKNLIVTPGIYHLNQTLNVTRPDTVVLGLGVATFVPDNGITAIQTADVNGIKIAGLLMDAGTTNSQQLLQVGPNGSSADHSADPTVLSDVHFRLGGATVGKATRSLVINANNTITDDTWIWRADHDDNNGTSGWNTNTGANGLVVNGNNVTAYGLFAEHYQQYQVIWNGNGGKTIFYQSEMPYDVPNQSAYMNGSTQGWASYKVGSNVTSHEAWGMGVYAFFNTNPSVVNYHSFEAPQNGNVRFHNILDLSLGNKGSITHVINDTGAQTPTNTSPVNIVSYP; this is encoded by the coding sequence GTGTCGGTGTTCACGCCGTCCACGCCGCAGTCGACGATCCAGAACAAGCTCAACTCGGTGTTCAGCCAGCAGGAGTCGGCCCAGTTCGGCACCGGCCGCTACGCACTGCTGTTCACGCCCGGCACCTACAACGTGGACGCCAACGTCGGCTTCTACACCGAGGTCGCCGGCCTCGGCCTCACGCCCGGCCAGGTCACCATCAACGGCCAGGTGCACGTGGAGGCCGACTGGATGGGCGGCAACGCCACGTGCAACTTCTGGCGTGACGCCGAGGGCCTGACCATCAACCCGCCCGGCGGCACCAACACCTGGGCCGTGTCGCAGGCCGACCCGCTGCGCCGGGTGCAGGTCAACGGCAACCTCAAGCTGGACGACAACGGCTGGTCCTCCGGCGGCTTCCTGGCCGACTCCCGGGTCACCGGCCAGGTGCAGTCCGGCTCGCAGCAGCAGTGGCTGTCCCGCAACGACCAGATCGGCTCCTGGAACGGCCAGAACTGGAACATGGTGTTCTCCGGCGTGCAGGGCGCGCCCGGCAACACGTTCCCGAACCCGCCGTACACCACGCTGAACACCTCGCCGGTGATCGCCGAGAAGCCGTACCTGTACATCGACGGCAACGGCAACTACAGCGTGTTCGTGCCGGCGCTGCGCACCAACAGCTCGGGCACGTCGTGGGCCAACGGCAACCCGGCCGGCACGTCGTTGCCGATCAGCGGCTTCTACATCGTCAAGCCGGGTGACACCGCCTCGACGATCAACGCCGCGCTGACCGCCGGCAAGAACCTGATCGTCACGCCGGGCATCTACCACCTCAACCAGACGCTGAACGTGACGCGTCCGGACACCGTGGTGCTCGGTCTCGGTGTCGCGACCTTCGTGCCGGACAACGGCATCACCGCCATCCAGACGGCCGACGTGAACGGCATCAAGATCGCCGGTCTGCTGATGGACGCCGGCACGACCAACTCGCAGCAGCTGCTCCAGGTCGGCCCGAACGGCTCGTCCGCGGACCACTCGGCCGACCCGACCGTGCTGTCCGACGTGCACTTCCGGCTCGGCGGCGCGACCGTCGGCAAGGCCACCCGGTCGCTGGTGATCAACGCCAACAACACGATCACCGACGACACCTGGATCTGGCGGGCCGACCACGACGACAACAACGGCACGTCGGGGTGGAACACCAACACCGGCGCCAACGGCCTTGTCGTGAACGGCAACAACGTCACCGCGTACGGGCTGTTCGCCGAGCACTACCAGCAGTACCAGGTGATCTGGAACGGCAACGGCGGCAAGACGATCTTCTACCAGTCCGAGATGCCGTACGACGTGCCCAACCAGAGCGCGTACATGAACGGTTCGACGCAGGGCTGGGCCTCGTACAAGGTGGGGTCCAACGTCACCAGCCACGAGGCGTGGGGCATGGGCGTGTACGCCTTCTTCAACACCAACCCGAGCGTGGTCAACTACCACTCGTTCGAGGCGCCCCAGAACGGCAACGTCCGGTTCCACAACATCCTGGACCTGTCGTTGGGCAACAAGGGATCGATCACCCACGTCATCAACGACACCGGTGCGCAGACCCCGACGAACACCTCCCCGGTGAACATCGTCAGCTACCCGTGA
- a CDS encoding sensor histidine kinase gives MSWGKGGSPRRVTWWAWLSYGVIVAEVLAGVGLWFGDGWSFADGVQNFLVTDSLLAMTFALCGALVAWRRARNPIGWLLLCGGAAHATTVCLVGLLSFGLVHGWSDQTLGVIVTAATASWPLGLRLFIPFALLLFPTGTLTRRFRPAAWLTVVIAVLFECWALTTTSPYSVGGPPPYTGAFAITALEPIRLQLDLAAIVVPMLIDVAVLAVRYRHGDERQRRQMLWLMLAVLCAVPWAPFGISATSLQVLIFLQPVAMAIGLLRPQLFDIKLVVSRTLLYLVLSGAVLLLYSGVVLFFDLVWQSRLGEVGAALVALGVAVAFQPGRAWLQTRIDRLFYGDRGDPVRALRTLGDRLRQDPGSLDDLLTAVRESLRLPFAAFRLDGRETATSGQPGRRVEVLPLLSSDNGDVELVIGVRPGQSRLDPEDLRVLGVLVAPLAVAVRATALSAELQASRQRLVSAREEERRRLRRDLHDGLGPTLSGLAFTTDAARNLVTDAPAGALELLGQLREHTDAAIGEIRRLVDGLRPPSIDELGLVDALRQQAERLSYRAGGDPLRIIIDAPEGRLELPAAVEVAAYRIVVEALTNAARHSAADQARVEISAADELRIEVTDNGGSSSTAWTPGVGTASMAERAAEVDGWCRSGPGPGGGRVSAALPLEGRRTGLTRSSPASPG, from the coding sequence GTGAGCTGGGGCAAGGGTGGCTCCCCCAGGCGGGTGACCTGGTGGGCCTGGCTGAGCTATGGCGTGATCGTCGCCGAGGTGCTGGCCGGCGTCGGACTGTGGTTCGGCGACGGCTGGTCGTTCGCCGACGGTGTGCAGAACTTCCTGGTCACCGACAGCCTGCTGGCGATGACGTTCGCGCTGTGCGGTGCGCTGGTGGCCTGGCGGCGGGCCCGTAATCCGATCGGGTGGCTGCTGCTGTGCGGCGGCGCGGCCCACGCCACCACCGTCTGCCTGGTCGGCCTGCTCAGCTTCGGGCTGGTGCACGGCTGGTCCGACCAGACGCTGGGCGTGATCGTCACCGCCGCGACCGCGTCCTGGCCGCTGGGCCTGCGGCTGTTCATCCCGTTCGCGCTGCTGCTGTTCCCGACCGGCACGCTGACCCGCCGGTTCCGCCCGGCGGCCTGGCTGACCGTGGTCATCGCGGTGCTGTTCGAGTGCTGGGCGCTGACCACCACCTCGCCGTACTCGGTCGGTGGTCCGCCGCCGTACACCGGGGCGTTCGCGATCACCGCGCTGGAGCCGATCCGCCTCCAGCTGGACCTCGCGGCCATCGTCGTGCCGATGCTGATCGACGTGGCCGTGCTCGCGGTCCGCTACCGGCACGGCGACGAGCGGCAGCGGCGGCAGATGCTGTGGCTGATGCTGGCCGTGCTGTGCGCGGTGCCGTGGGCGCCGTTCGGCATCAGCGCCACCTCGCTCCAGGTGCTGATCTTCCTTCAGCCCGTGGCCATGGCCATCGGTCTGCTGCGTCCCCAGTTGTTCGACATCAAGCTGGTGGTGTCGCGGACACTGCTCTACCTCGTGCTCTCCGGCGCGGTCCTGCTGCTCTACAGCGGCGTGGTCCTGTTCTTCGACCTGGTGTGGCAGAGCCGGCTCGGGGAGGTGGGGGCCGCGCTGGTCGCGCTGGGCGTGGCCGTCGCGTTCCAACCCGGCCGGGCCTGGCTGCAGACCCGCATCGACCGTCTCTTCTACGGCGATCGCGGCGATCCCGTGCGGGCGCTGCGCACGCTCGGCGATCGGCTCCGCCAGGATCCCGGTTCGCTCGACGATCTGCTGACGGCCGTGCGGGAGTCGCTGCGGCTGCCGTTCGCCGCGTTCCGACTGGACGGGCGAGAAACGGCGACATCTGGTCAGCCGGGTCGGCGTGTCGAGGTGCTACCGCTGCTGAGCTCGGACAATGGCGACGTGGAACTGGTGATCGGCGTCCGGCCGGGACAGTCGCGCCTGGATCCCGAGGACCTGCGGGTGCTCGGTGTCCTGGTCGCGCCGCTCGCCGTCGCCGTCCGGGCGACCGCGTTGTCGGCGGAGTTGCAGGCGTCGCGCCAGCGGCTCGTGTCGGCCCGTGAGGAGGAACGCCGTCGGCTGCGCCGAGACCTGCACGACGGTCTCGGTCCCACGTTGAGCGGCTTGGCCTTCACCACCGACGCCGCGCGCAATCTCGTCACCGACGCGCCGGCCGGCGCGCTCGAGCTGCTCGGCCAGCTCCGTGAGCACACCGACGCGGCCATCGGCGAGATCCGGCGGCTCGTGGACGGCCTGCGGCCGCCGTCGATCGACGAGCTCGGGCTCGTGGATGCGTTGCGGCAGCAGGCCGAGCGGCTCAGCTACCGGGCCGGCGGCGATCCGCTGCGGATCATCATCGACGCCCCCGAGGGGCGGCTGGAGCTGCCGGCCGCCGTCGAGGTCGCGGCGTACCGGATCGTCGTCGAGGCCCTGACCAATGCCGCCCGGCACTCCGCCGCCGACCAGGCCCGCGTGGAGATCTCGGCCGCCGACGAGCTGCGGATCGAGGTCACCGACAACGGCGGATCCTCGTCCACCGCGTGGACTCCGGGCGTCGGCACCGCGTCGATGGCCGAGCGCGCCGCCGAGGTCGACGGCTGGTGCCGCAGCGGGCCCGGCCCCGGCGGCGGCCGGGTCAGCGCCGCCCTTCCGTTGGAAGGACGGCGCACCGGGCTCACCCGTAGCTCACCGGCATCACCGGGGTGA
- a CDS encoding response regulator transcription factor, whose amino-acid sequence MSHPEITVVLADDHPVVRSGLRALLSSTPGVRVVAEAVNGREAIQAAAAYRPTVLLVDLQMPELDGIDATRAVVAVAPSTAVLVLTMFEDDESVFAAVRAGARGYILKGAGPDEILRALRCVAEGGVIFGPSIARRIDALLSPGPDDLPNLPFPQLTEREREVLDLIAAGLANGQICDKLGLAVKTVGNHISSIFAKLQVADRAQAIVRARDAGLGR is encoded by the coding sequence GTGTCCCACCCCGAGATCACTGTTGTGCTGGCCGACGACCATCCCGTGGTGCGCAGCGGCCTGCGGGCTCTGCTCTCCTCGACGCCCGGCGTGCGGGTGGTGGCCGAGGCCGTCAACGGGCGGGAGGCGATCCAGGCGGCCGCCGCGTACCGGCCTACGGTGCTGCTCGTCGATCTCCAGATGCCCGAGCTCGACGGCATCGACGCCACCCGCGCCGTCGTCGCCGTCGCCCCGAGCACGGCGGTGCTCGTGCTGACCATGTTCGAGGACGACGAGTCGGTCTTCGCCGCCGTCCGCGCCGGCGCCCGCGGCTACATCCTCAAGGGCGCCGGACCGGACGAGATCCTGCGGGCGCTGCGCTGCGTCGCCGAGGGTGGCGTGATCTTCGGGCCCAGCATCGCCCGCCGCATCGACGCCCTGCTCAGCCCCGGCCCGGACGACCTGCCCAACCTGCCCTTCCCGCAGCTCACCGAGCGGGAGCGCGAGGTGCTCGACCTGATCGCCGCCGGCCTGGCCAACGGCCAGATCTGCGACAAGCTCGGCCTGGCCGTGAAAACGGTCGGCAACCACATCTCGTCGATCTTCGCCAAGCTCCAGGTCGCCGACCGCGCCCAGGCGATCGTGCGGGCCCGGGACGCCGGGCTGGGCCGCTGA
- a CDS encoding RluA family pseudouridine synthase: MRRRAKPPLPQRLGLDPVRMRMPAEGPWRTLREHLVFRLPRVDPARIDEMLRERRIVDLDGPLGPDAPFVPDGVIWFHRDLPVETPVPFDIGIVHRDDDLLVVDKPHFLATIPRGQHIAETALVRLRRDLGLPDLVPAHRLDRVTAGLVMFVITPHVRGRYQTMFRDRLVRKEYEAIAGYDPALALPTTVRSRIVKEKGVIVAQEVPGEPNAETVVDLVEQRDGIGRYRLSPLTGRTHQLRLHMAGLGVPILNDDFYPVLTEKPLDDFTNPLQLLARTLEFTDPVSGEHRRFESRLRLSAWG, from the coding sequence ATGAGACGTCGTGCCAAGCCCCCGCTGCCCCAGCGCCTCGGCCTCGACCCGGTGCGCATGCGGATGCCGGCCGAGGGGCCGTGGCGGACGCTGCGTGAGCACCTGGTGTTCCGACTGCCGCGGGTGGATCCCGCGCGCATCGACGAGATGTTGCGGGAACGGCGGATCGTCGACCTCGACGGGCCGCTGGGGCCGGACGCGCCGTTCGTGCCGGACGGGGTGATCTGGTTCCACCGGGACCTGCCGGTGGAGACGCCGGTGCCGTTCGACATCGGGATCGTGCACCGCGACGATGATCTGCTCGTGGTGGACAAACCTCACTTCCTGGCCACGATTCCGCGCGGCCAGCACATCGCCGAGACCGCGCTGGTGCGGCTGCGACGGGACCTCGGGCTGCCGGATCTGGTGCCGGCACACCGTTTGGACCGGGTGACCGCCGGCCTGGTGATGTTCGTGATCACCCCTCATGTTCGCGGCCGCTACCAGACGATGTTCCGGGATCGCTTGGTGCGTAAGGAATATGAGGCGATCGCCGGCTACGACCCGGCGTTGGCGCTACCGACGACCGTTCGGAGTCGGATCGTCAAGGAGAAGGGCGTCATTGTCGCCCAGGAGGTCCCCGGTGAACCGAATGCGGAGACCGTTGTGGACCTGGTCGAGCAGCGCGACGGCATCGGCCGATACCGGCTTTCCCCGCTCACCGGCCGCACTCACCAGCTGCGCCTGCACATGGCCGGTCTCGGCGTTCCGATCCTGAACGACGACTTCTACCCGGTGCTCACCGAGAAACCGTTGGACGACTTCACCAATCCGCTCCAGCTGTTGGCCAGGACCCTGGAGTTCACCGACCCGGTGTCCGGTGAGCACCGTCGCTTCGAGAGCCGGCTGCGACTGTCCGCCTGGGGCTGA
- a CDS encoding PP2C family protein-serine/threonine phosphatase encodes MSRTHPGCLRGYNQDAVHLGKHVLAVADGMGGHAHGEVASAVAVQVLAELEQAVDVGKSAKLDQNSALGSVAGEVQRRLDDLAARDSGLYGMGTTITALLWNGEMLAGVHIGDSRAYRWRAGELQQITQDHTLVQSLLDSGRITEEEAAVYPRRSMLARAVQTGSNAEPDVFAHRVKAGDRYLVCSDGLTAVLTDETIEGILADVVVPDDAVDQLMDLALRGGAPDNVSVVLADVSETPRTGYRKYWPRHSG; translated from the coding sequence GTGTCACGCACCCACCCTGGTTGCCTGCGCGGCTACAACCAGGACGCCGTCCACCTGGGCAAACACGTGCTGGCGGTGGCCGACGGCATGGGCGGCCACGCGCACGGCGAGGTGGCCAGCGCCGTCGCCGTACAGGTGCTCGCCGAACTCGAGCAGGCTGTCGACGTCGGGAAGAGTGCAAAACTCGACCAGAATTCAGCTCTCGGCTCGGTTGCCGGCGAAGTGCAACGCCGCCTCGACGACCTCGCCGCGCGAGACAGCGGTCTGTACGGCATGGGCACGACCATCACCGCATTGCTCTGGAACGGCGAAATGCTCGCCGGCGTGCACATCGGGGATTCTCGTGCGTACCGCTGGCGCGCCGGCGAGCTCCAGCAGATCACCCAGGACCACACGCTCGTCCAATCACTGCTGGACAGCGGTCGCATCACCGAAGAGGAAGCCGCCGTCTACCCGCGACGCAGCATGCTGGCCCGCGCCGTGCAGACCGGCAGCAACGCCGAACCGGACGTCTTCGCCCATCGGGTGAAAGCCGGCGACCGCTACCTCGTCTGCTCCGACGGCCTCACCGCCGTGCTGACCGACGAGACGATCGAGGGCATCCTGGCCGATGTCGTGGTCCCGGACGACGCGGTTGACCAGCTCATGGACCTCGCGCTGCGAGGTGGGGCACCGGACAACGTGAGCGTCGTGCTGGCCGATGTGTCCGAAACGCCGCGTACCGGCTACCGAAAATACTGGCCGCGGCACTCTGGGTAG